The window ACATAACGTATCATAATAATACTCACAAGttttgaaacaaaaacaacgAAAAAAGGCAAATACAAAGCTTATTGAAAATTGGAGGAAGCAATTATTTTGTATACATGCAACGATCTTATTAACTATTAAGTGCATTGATTGTAGAAGCATAGACATGGCGGAGGCTGAGATCTCATCGATGATACGAGATCTCGAGAGTTTGGATGTTACATGTACAAAATGCTTACAGAGATTAATCATCAAGAACAAAATTGAAGAGCTGAAAAAGATGTTGGATTTCTTGAGAGACTTGAAATTGAAAGAGAAGAGCagactaaaaaatttaatagctGACTTGGTCAAGTTGGCTCACAATGTCATTGACGTGCCCCTTCCTCCTTACATGCCCAAGGACCTCCAAGATAAGATCAAGGCGACAAAGATGCGGATGATAAACTTTGGAGACaaaggagaagaagaggatGTTGCGGTCACAAAAAGGTATTTTCTCTCCTTTCTGTTATATTGTTTTAACATGATCTTCTAAATCTTTCATGGAGAGTTTCATAAGATCTTGTTTGGTAAAACATGCATGCTTCAATCAACGCTATGTTCGTCATGTTAAGCATTATcttaattgcaaaaaaaagttaattaaatcttattgaaatatagaaaaaaaggtTTGCAAATACATGATATTTGGAAATCTAAATTCTATATTCCTCAAATTATGGAGGAAATATTCCCTGGTCTAGACATACCAAATGAATGatgtattttaagaaaataaaatgtttgcCTTTATAAccttattaatataaaaacgcataacaaaatcatacaaagacatttttaggtcactattagtttatttttaggtcatgttAATAAAtgatgacctaaaatgatctaaaaatgacatcaaacctggattttataaattgaccTAAAACTATGGGAGggatcaaaatttgattgttCCAAAAATTGCCaactttgttatttttagagtgaaggtcaattttggtcctaaacacaGCCAAAATATGAAGTTCGTctaaaacattcactttttgaaaaatcggATCCATAACAAATCAAATCGTGGTCGATCTGGTTTTTTTAAGGTTCCGTCAATTTCTGACGGTCAACCGTGAATTAGCGAAATTTTGACCGATTAGGCTTAATTTCGGATTATTAGTCACatgattattttctaattattttgttaataaattttttttataattattttctaattatttttccattcCTAACGAAGTCAAAATAGGTACGACTTTCAATTGTAAAATGTTCCGAACCTATTTGATCTTGTTTAATATGTTGTAATCAAAATTGGACAATCTGGTCAAAATTCGCTAATCCACAGATGACCgttggaaattattttgtatacaTGCAACGATCTTATTAAGTGCAGTGATTGTAGAAGCATAGACATGGCCGAGGCTGCGATCTCATCTATGATACAAGATCTCGAGAGCTTGGATGTTACATGTACAAAATGCTTGGAGAGATTAGTGATCAATAGCAAAATTGAAGAGCTAAAAAAGATGTTGGATTTATTGAGAGACTTGAAATTGGAAGAGAAGGGCGGGCTAGAAAATTTAATAGCTGACTTGCTCAAATTGGCTCACAGTCTCATGGACGTGCACCTTTCCCCTTACATGCCCAAGGACCTCCAAGATAAGATCAAGGCGACAAAGATGCGGATGATAATCTTTggagacgaagaagaagaggaagttgTGGTGGGGTTGGAGGAAAACGTGAAGCAGTTGCTTGACAAAGCGATTTCAAAAAATTCTGTTCAGTTACAGACTTTTTGTATAAAAGGCATGATTGGTATCGGGAAGACAACTCTCGCCTTACAACTGTACAAGGCTTCTGGGGGCCAATTCCAGCTTTATGCATGGGTATACCTTTCTAGAGACACTAGTAAGAAAGATATTCTTATGCAACTGATACAGCAATTGATGGTAGGATATGAAATAGATCCGCCATTGGAAGAAATTGACAACCAAAATCTCCAACGGATGCTTTGGAGCCGCCTCCTAGGAATGTCATATTTCATAGTTTTGGACAATGTGTCGAAAGAAGAGGAATTGCAGTACTTCTTGCAAGGTTTTCCTTCTcaaggtatatatatatatatctttgTCTGATTGTTTATCTtagaaagaaatttttaacAAGACCataattggattttttttcaaaattcaggCTTTGTTGAAAGGTCGATGTTGCTGTTTACAAGTCGCTATGAGTTTACAACAGCCAAGGTTGATTATACTTATGAGATGAAAGCTTTGGATTCTGACAAGAGCTGGAAATTGtttttgaaaacaattaataaatttacaattgGTGAGAATAAGTTCTCAAAGGAGTTGGAGAGGAAGGGCAAAGAGATGCTGAAAAAATGTGGGGGTTTGCCGATGGCTATAATAGATGTTGCAAGGCAGAAAGCAGAACAAAGACTTTCAGGGATTGAATGGGAAGATCTTTTTGATTCAGTCGATTTGAGTGAATCATTGAAGTCATTGGAACCGATGTATCGTGAATTGGAAGACCGTGTCAAGCCACATTTCTTGTATTTGTCCTTTTTTAAGGAAAATGCAATGatgagagaagaaaagttGGAACAGATTTGGGCTGCAAATGGATTAGATTTTGAAAACAATGCAAGGGATTTGGCTGGTGGATCGAATCTTGAAATCGTGAAACGTCACTTCAGAAAAATAAGATGTCGCCTCAATCCTCTATTACTCATGATATCAATCAAAAAAGCAGAAGAGAAAATGGGCTTAGAGATCATAAGGAGCAATGGAAACAGTGGGCCCTCTCAGAATGCCCGTCATCGTGTTATCGTTTGTGGCAGagaaaaatttaatcatttctCAAATGAAGATAGCAAACATCTTATTTCTCTCATCTTCCATGGAGGTGGAGGCTACTTAGACGAAGCTAGATCGTCTTATTGGGAGGGTTTTCAACTGCTCAAAATACTTGACATGGAAGATTTTGGAGTGAAGACTTTATCCGAAACAATCGGTACAATGGTTGAATTAAAATACTTGGGATTGAGAAACAATTACATACAAGTGATCCCACACTCGTTGGCGCAACTGGAAAACCTTGAGGTTCTTGATATAGCTTTGAACTTTATGGTGGAGGTCCCGGATATTATGTGGCAAATGAGCaaccttcattttcttcacatgTCTAATGTGATTTTCAAGAAGCCTTTGAAAGTAGATGTGCTGCAGAATCTGCAGACCCTAACATACATCTCGATTTATGATTGGACATATGAGGACTCGAGCTTCGAGTCAATGTATGACTTCCAAACGTTGGGCGTTGAAGAAGTTGATGAAAATTCAGATGTAGGCACGCTCTTTGCAACACTAGCTAAGCTTCCTACCTTTGAAAACCTTTTCATAAGAGGGTTTCGTTACAAAAGCATGTCGTGTTTGGAAGAAATTGGTGTTATACAAAGACTCAAGGTACTAAAACTAGATGGGCGCATAGGTAGGCTACCAAGTGCAGATAATCTACCTCGAGGGATTGAGTACATAGCGTTGATAAATACTTGTCTTGATGAAGACCCCATGCCGATATTAGAGAAGCTTCGCTCCCTATGCAAGCTCAAACTGCGAAATGCATACACTGGTCGAAAAATGGTGATCCAAGAAGGCGGATTTCCCAAGCTCGATGCACTTTGCATCAATGAATTGTGGAATCTTAGAGGGATAGAACTTGGTGTTTATGGAATGTGGAGTCTAAAGAAACTAGAAATCAATAACTGTCCACATCTTGAGACACTCCCGAAAAGGATTAGGTGGTTGTCTGAACTGCAAAAGTTTAAGATGGTAACAACCAAACACATTGCAACAAAGATCAGAAATTCAGGTTTGaccaaaaaaatttttggggAGGAAATCCATCCATAATTTGAAGTTGATATATATCTGGTCAGTCGAGTGcatttgtttcttcttttaagtttgtatTCCCTTTGTTTATTTGCAAATAACTTGGTCTGTAGTCTTCGTAGACAAAATACATTAGAAAGATacaagatgaagaaggtgCAATGTCGACCGATACGTGTACCTTGACGAGCAGAGAGATAAGAGGCTGAACTCACCGGCTCAGCCACTTCTTCACCAATGCCGTCGCAAAGTTCATGAACCACAGTATCTTGAAGATTTTGTCGATGATTGTTTCCTTGATTTATCCTTTACTTTTGGTATCTCATTAATTTCCATGTATCGAGTCGAACATAAATATATGCTCCATTCTGGGTTTTCTTTACCGGTTCTTTCCCTGGATGCAAATGAGAGTCGAACCGGTTTAAACAAgtataaacaaatttattgtatactaTCTCAATCAAGAATAcaatactattatttgtgGGTTTCTTCTTCCCTCTCTCTACTCTCTCGTTCGAATAAGGGTTTCTAGTGtgtcttttaaaatactttatatcaatatatatgtaacaTTTAAGTTCAATTATTTATCCTTAAACATACAACTTATGCAAGAATACGAATGTCAATGTAGTATTGATAAAACGGATCAATCCACAAAGGGGTAGAAATTATTGAGCTAGCATTTAAATATGGATGATGGtgatttgtttaaatatttgaaaaaaaaatcctctTTTTGTTGTATAGCAAACTACTTATTGGGAGAGTTTTGAATTACTCTGTTATGAGCACACCAACCGCACATGCTGATCAGCCAACTCCTCCGGCTAATACACCAATGAACTTCATATAATTTGTCGTTGATTAACTTGAACTACAATGTGGTATTTTGTCATATGAAATAATCGAAATGGTACTAAGGCTAATCTTTCTTACAAAGTACATATAGTTTGTTCCttcaaattataaacaaaGTTATTCGCAAACACAATAACAAAGGGGGCAAAGAAAAGAGGAAAACGTATACTCAAtccaaaatccaacaaaaataaatatcaatttgaAATCATGGACTGATATCCACTTCCACTATTTTGGAGATTATGCTGGAATTTCTGATCTTTGTTGCAATGTGTTTGCTTGTCACCATTGTAAGCTTCCTCAGATGTTTcaactcttcaatttcttttggAAGAGTCTCCAAATGTGGGCAACTGTTGATGTCTAGATGCTTGAGTTTTGACAACTTAGTACGTATAACGTACAAATCGCGTAGATTCCACAATTCACTGATGCACACGAATTCAAGTTCTTGAAACTGCCGGAAATCGATACACATGTGTCGACCAATGTATGCATTCTGTAGTTTGAGGCGACGTAGGTAGAATAGCATCCTTAGTAACCACATGGGGTCTTCTTCAAGGCATGTATTTACCAAAGTCAAGTCTCGAATTTGTAGAGAGTCTCTTAAATTTCCTGGTAACGTCGTAGCTAGGAGCCCATCCAGTTTCACTGTGCGGATTCCAGATACATAAATCTCTTCCAAACACGGCATGCTCATGAAACGAAACCCCCTCAAGGAAAGACCCTCAAGGCTCTTCAACCTACAAAGTGATGCAAATAGCTTGCTCACATCAgcattttcatcaatttcttcaatGCCCAATTTCTGGAGACAAATCATCTTCTCCAAGCTCAAGACCTCATATGTCCAATCATAAATCGAGATGTAAGTTAGGTTCTCAAGATGTTTTAGAGCATCTACTTGCAAAGGCTTCCGACAAATCACATTGGACATGTAGAGATGATGAAGGCTACCCATTTCATTCAGAATATCCGGCACCTCAACCAGAAAGTTTAGAGCTATATCGAGTACCTCAAGCTTTTCTAAGCCCCCCAGTGACTCTGGGATCTCTTGTATGTAGTTGTTTCTCAATCCCAAATACTCTAACTCACTCAATGTGCTGATACTTTCTGGTAACGTCTTCACCCCAAAATCTTCCATGTCAAGTATCTTAAGAAGTTCAAAACTCTTCCAATAAGACTGGCTAGTGTCGTCCAAGTAGCGACCACCTCCATGGAAGATGAGAGAAACAAGAAGTTTGTCTTGAGTCATCAAGTGATTAAACTTGTCTCTACCACAGTGGATAACACGATGACGAGGGCTCTGTGAGGGTCGATTATTTCCATTGCTCCTTAACATCTCAAAGCCCATTTCATCCTCGGCCTTTTTGATGGATAACATGTGCAAGAGAGGATTCATGCGACACATTTTCACCTTAGGAGGTTGTGGGTGGGGGTGCACGATTTCAATAATGGATTGTCGAAATAAACTGCGAATAATAGGCTCTTCGCTTCGAGTGTTTAATCCACTTGCAGCCCAAATCTGCTCcatcttttcttctctcattATTGCATTCTCCttgaaaagggaaagaagCAAGAAACATGCCTTGAGTTTTTCCTCCAATTCATCATACATCGGTTCCAATCTCTTTAATGTTTTATccaaatcaattgaatcaaaaaGTTGTTCCCATTCAATCCCTGAAAGCCTTTGTTTTGCTTTCTGCCTTGCAACATCTATTATAGCTATCGGCAAACCCCAACACTTTTTCAACATCTCTTTCGCCTTATGTTCCAAGTCCTTTGAGAATTTGAGCTTATCAGTTGCAAATCTATCACCATGAAATAATGTTTGTATAAACAATTTCCAGCTGTTATCAGAATCCAAAGCTTTCATCTCATGAGTATAATACAAGTCTTCTGATATAATCTCATGGCGACTGATTAACAGCAACCTACTTCCATTTCCTGATTATATACACGTTAAGAATAATTAATGGCAGAAGGAAGACTCAGATGGCTATTGAAATGTGGCAGTTGGGTATAAagttacttatttttttcagcTTTCACATATTGTTccaatttacttaattttttcacatattgttaaaatttagatttactAAAGAAAGATAACTTCTTGtcctaaataatactccctccaaactaaaaaaaaatcaatgagtttttatcattttggaccgtcttttaaaattagaccAAGTCTAAACATGGAAAGATTTCAACAAATAACAATCTTACCCATCATTTGTAACGTGGATCCCACaataaactaatactccttccaCTATCTTTTCCCTCTCCCTCACTTGTTTtcatctctttcttactttactaattgtatATAAACACCCATCTATCTCATTTATAAGTTTGTCTATTATTTTTAGCATGGAGGGAATTTGTTTTCGATCCATATTTAGTTTACTTAGTAGATTAGATTGCTTATTCGCCTCCCTGTGGGTTCTATTTCTACGTGAAAGCATTGAGAATAAATTCAAAGATGAAACAAAGTGTGACATACCTTCAACTTTAAGCTCTTCATGTTTTTCGTAAACAATGCTAGGCATATCACAGATATGCTGAAGATCTTTAGCGAAGCACTCAACGCTTATTTGTGGCATCAGGTTGTCAATCACTATGAAATACGGCAGTCCTTCCATGTGCTGGCGAAGCATCTGTCGAAGACTCTGGTTGTCCATACCTTCCAACGATGAATCGTTCCCATCAATTCCCACCAACTGTTTCACCACTTCCACGAGCATCTCGTTCACACTCGTGCCAATCGAGACGCTTACCCATGCGCGCCACTTGAATTTTTCAACGATGGCCGCATGGTTGTAGACTTGCTTGGCAAGAGTCGTCTTTCCAACGCCCACCATGCCTTTGATACCCACACTCACGAGGTCCGGATTCTCGACAAGAATCGCTCTCTCAACAAGTTGCTTCACGTCCTTCTCCAACCCCACCACCACCGtaccttcttcttcttcttcttctcctccaaCACTACTCTGAGGTTTAAACTCCGTCATGCGCTTTTTTATCATTCTCAAAATGTCGAGCATTCCCGGCAACGCTTGGAAAAATACGTCGCTGCCAATTTCATTATTGCGAATGTCCCTGGGATTTAATCTTGTGAGGTCCGCACAATTTTGAGCCATCTCGGCAAAGTCAGCAACCAAGTATTTTAGCTCACCGGATTTCTCGTCTCTTAAAATATCCAGCATCATTCTCAGCTCATTTATTACCTCTTTCATCTCCTCCTCATAATATCCTTTATACTTCTCCTCAAGATAACTCTCCAGATCCTGTGCCGCCTCAACAATGATGGCCTCAGACATGTTTCTGGTACATAATAATCATTTAGATactgtacaaactccaaactatgatctggaccgtaGAAAATATCACCGTAGACACTAGttgttattttatcatttgttgacattttcaaatGGTTCAGATTATAGTTTGGAGCAAtattagagtttgcattttatcactaataatccataaaaaaacataacaataatccaaatttatgtcataaaataaaactgaagatacaaaattaaatgaaaccaATTAATTAGATAACTTAATATACCGAATCAATAATACTTTGAAATGCAAATCTGACTACTATGAATCTCTGATAACTTGTTTTGGTTCTTATCCTATTTGtgatcaataataaaaataattgctaTATACttatagtaaatattaaatggaACCATGGGTTATAATCCAAAcccaaagaaaagaaaatacctCTTTTCGATTATTTCTTCTTATCTTTGCCGGCATGGAATCAATTTTCCGATTCAAGTCTTTGCAGAGTGTGATTTGAAGGTATTTTGAATAACGAATTCATAGAGTAAAATATGGTCAAATTGATtgggattttaaaaataacaagttTAGCTGGCTTACACaattacaataatataaatataatcatatgaAATGAAGCAAGTAGATGCAGTCAAAtgctattactattatatagtAGCTAGGGCAATTATTCTTTATTATAATGAACTCGGAATTTTCAGATTTGTCCTTCaaacttaaaagttaaaacttaGTGGTAAAAATCATTATCGTTGTTGAGACTTTTAACGATTGACTATTCCGGCGAAATTGATTCCTATGTGGCTATAATTATTGCTTATGTGGACATTTTTTGTATATGTTCCTTTTGTGCATCATCATGAATATGcaacaattatattaatacaaaaaagtgcaattttgttaattttctttactgatcaaataatgaatgaaaaagatgaataaaaGTAGCATAACAAAACAATAATGAATAGGTTGGTGggtaattataatattataaatcatGTGAAAGGATGCTTTCCTCAATTGACTGGGTCAGAGGCCTCTTGGAGGCATTAAACTGCACTGCAATCAAGGatcaattttctatatttaaatttaaattatcacCTAATGCCTAATGGGCCTCTTGGAGACATTAGTGATTAGACTGCACTGCAATCTAGgatccattttcttttatttatttattcaattttaaatcattgataattttatttaaaaagtacCAGTATCTTATAACTACACTAGTTAAAATGGATAAACTAATATTTTCGCAGttatttaatatcattattgTTCCCATGATAAGCAGCTTCCATATTCGTAAACTATCTGTTACAAATCGTTTCAGTggttaataaattttagacTAAAGATTTTGGGTTTAATATGTGATTATATTGCGATCGATCTAGCATAGAATTGACCGTCCAACTGGTGTTGTTTAGCCATCGAAATTATCATAGTAGTcataataatttagaaaaatgtactaacttgttactaaaaaaaattgtttgttcTTTAAATTAGCCATAAGAGATGACCTCTGAGTCTCTGACAGTCTCACGTTCctaactaaaaaacaaaacccaCTTGCAGTTTACTAACTCTAACAATATAACCTTCATTATTcaaacagaaaaaataaattctaacaACCAATATCCATTCTAAAATCCCGGTGGTTATCTGAAATTGGCacgataaatataaatatttttgacaaactgttttcggcatgagttcactgagtattttatactccctccgtccgcgaataggagtctcgtttttccattttagtatgtccgcgaataggagtcccggttcacttgtACCATATATGGTAATATGGTCCCACCTTcacctaactcattccactcacatttcatttaaaactaatatatacaagtgagacccctattccactatcttttttctacccacttttcttaacatttcttaaaatccgtgccgccaaggaatgggactcctaatggcggatggagggagtagtactcagtcctgcatgtgttttccttatgtgcaggttgagcggcgacgagCTTAGGGTGGTGTTGAGTTAACCTTAGTCAttgttgtatttattttgaactcCGAGGGtcgtcgtgtcttcatacactgCGTCACTCTTACTCTTGAATGCTTCGGTTGagataatactatatttcgcaattatattttgaaccCCTTCTTCTCTTGGatcataaattatgaaatagtaACCGTTTGTCGTTGGATTGCTCTGACTTTTCCTCTTTGttggaatattaaattatttggtcATACTTTTTATTGAAACCCTAGATTATTTCCCTTTTCTTAAAAGCCCTTTAGTTGCGACCATCCGTATTTATTAACCCTAAAAAGGACGGTCGTGACAGTAATAGTTTGtttcttcaaataataaacaaagttaTTCGCAAACACACAATAACAAGGGGGGAAAGAAAAGAGGAAAACGTATATTcaatccaaaatccaaatgCCAACAAACAAGAATAAATACAATTTGAAATCATGGACTAATATCCACTTCCACTATTTTGGAGAGTATGCTGGAACTTCTGATCTTTGTTGCAATGTGTTTGGTTGTTACCATTGCAAACTTCCTCAGATGTTCCATCCACACAATTTCTTCTGGAAGAGTCTCCAAATGTGGACAATTGTTGATTTCTAGTTGGCTGAGTTTTGACAAGTGACTATGTGTAACATATACACTCCTTAGATTCCACAGCTCACTGATGCGCAAGAACTTAAGATTTTGAAACTGCCGGAACTCGATCAACATTTCTCGACCAATGTATGCATTCTGTAGTTTGAGGCGACATAGGTAGAATAGCTTCGTTAGTAACCACATGGGGTCTTCTTCAAGACATGTATTTACCAAATTCAACTCTTTAATACGCAGAGAGTCTCTTAAAGCTCTTGGTAATGTCGTAGCTAGGAGCCCATCCAGTTTCACTCTATGGAGTCTATTCACATAAAGCTCGTCTAAACAAGGCATGCTCATGAAGCGAAACCCCCTCAAGGTAAGACCCTCAAGGCTCTTCAACCTACAAAGTGATGCAAACAGCTTGCTTACATCCGCGTTTCCATCAATTTCTTCAATGCCCAATTTCTGGAGACAAATCATCTTCTCCTCCAAGCTAAAGACCTCGTATGTCCAATCATAAATCGAGATGTAAGTTAGTGTCTCAAGATGTTTTAGAGCATCTACTTGCAATGGCTTCCGACAGATCACATTAGACATGTGGAGATGATGAAGGCTACCCATTTCATTGACAATATCCGGCACCTCCACCATAAAGTTTAGAGCTATGTCGAGAACCTCAAGCTCTTTCAAGCCCCCGAATGAGTCTGGGATCTTTTGTATGTAATTGTTTCTCAATCCTAAATACTTTAACTCACTCAATGTGCTGGTACTTTCTGGTAACTTCTTCACCCCAAAATCATCCATATCGAGTATCTTGAGGACTTCAAAACTCTTCCAATAAGACTGGCTAGTATCGTCCAAGTAGCGACCACCTCCATGGAAGATAAGAGAAACAAGATGTTTGTCTCGAGTCATGAACTGATTAAACTTGTCTCTACCACAGTGGATAACACGATGACGAGGGCTCTGCGAGGGTCGATTATTTCCATTGCTCCTTAACATCTCAAAGCCCATTTCATCCTCAGCCTTTTGAATGGATAGCATGTGTAGTAGAGGATGGATGCGACACCTTTTCACTCTAGATGGTGGTGGGTGGGGGTGCACAATTTCAACAATGGAGTGTCTAAATAAACTATGAGCAATATCTTCTTCACTTCGAGTGTTCAATCCACTTGCAGCCCAAATATGTTCCAACTTTTCTTCCCtcattattgcattttccttAAAAAGGGACATGTGCAAGAAATATGGCTTGAGTTTTTCATCCAATTTATGATACATCGGTTCCAATGACTTCAATGTTCCActcaaatcaattgaatcaaaaaGTTGTTCCCATTCAATCCCTGAAAGTCTTTGTTTTGCTTTCTGCCTGGCAACATCTATTGTAGCTAGCGGCAAACCCCCACATTTTTTCAACATGTCTCTCGCCTTCCATTCCAAGTCCTTTGAAAATTTGGGCACATCATTACGAAATAATGTTTTCATAAACAATTGCCAGCTTTTATCAGAATCCAAAGCTTTCATCTCATGCGTATAATACAAGTGTTTTGATACAATCTCATAGCGACTGATTAACAGCAACCTGCTTCCATGGCCTGA is drawn from Salvia hispanica cultivar TCC Black 2014 chromosome 6, UniMelb_Shisp_WGS_1.0, whole genome shotgun sequence and contains these coding sequences:
- the LOC125192156 gene encoding probable disease resistance protein At1g58602 isoform X1, producing the protein MAEAAISWMIQELESLHVTCTKCLERLVIKSKVEELKEMLDFLRDLKLEERNRLRYLIADLVELAYNVMDVHPSPYMSKDLQEKIKATKMRMINFGDEEEAEDVAFTRRSIDMAEAEISSMIRDLESLDVTCTKCLQRLIIKNKIEELKKMLDFLRDLKLKEKSRLKNLIADLVKLAHNVIDVPLPPYMPKDLQDKIKATKMRMINFGDKGEEEDVAVTKSDCRSIDMAEAAISSMIQDLESLDVTCTKCLERLVINSKIEELKKMLDLLRDLKLEEKGGLENLIADLLKLAHSLMDVHLSPYMPKDLQDKIKATKMRMIIFGDEEEEEVVVGLEENVKQLLDKAISKNSVQLQTFCIKGMIGIGKTTLALQLYKASGGQFQLYAWVYLSRDTSKKDILMQLIQQLMVGYEIDPPLEEIDNQNLQRMLWSRLLGMSYFIVLDNVSKEEELQYFLQGFPSQGFVERSMLLFTSRYEFTTAKVDYTYEMKALDSDKSWKLFLKTINKFTIGENKFSKELERKGKEMLKKCGGLPMAIIDVARQKAEQRLSGIEWEDLFDSVDLSESLKSLEPMYRELEDRVKPHFLYLSFFKENAMMREEKLEQIWAANGLDFENNARDLAGGSNLEIVKRHFRKIRCRLNPLLLMISIKKAEEKMGLEIIRSNGNSGPSQNARHRVIVCGREKFNHFSNEDSKHLISLIFHGGGGYLDEARSSYWEGFQLLKILDMEDFGVKTLSETIGTMVELKYLGLRNNYIQVIPHSLAQLENLEVLDIALNFMVEVPDIMWQMSNLHFLHMSNVIFKKPLKVDVLQNLQTLTYISIYDWTYEDSSFESMYDFQTLGVEEVDENSDVGTLFATLAKLPTFENLFIRGFRYKSMSCLEEIGVIQRLKVLKLDGRIGRLPSADNLPRGIEYIALINTCLDEDPMPILEKLRSLCKLKLRNAYTGRKMVIQEGGFPKLDALCINELWNLRGIELGVYGMWSLKKLEINNCPHLETLPKRIRWLSELQKFKMVTTKHIATKIRNSGLTKKIFGEEIHP
- the LOC125192156 gene encoding probable disease resistance protein At1g58602 isoform X2, coding for MAEAAISWMIQELESLHVTCTKCLERLVIKSKVEELKEMLDFLRDLKLEERNRLRYLIADLVELAYNVMDVHPSPYMSKDLQEKIKATKMRMINFGDEEEAEDVAFTRRSIDMAEAEISSMIRDLESLDVTCTKCLQRLIIKNKIEELKKMLDFLRDLKLKEKSRLKNLIADLVKLAHNVIDVPLPPYMPKDLQDKIKATKMRMINFGDKGEEEDVAVTKRSIDMAEAAISSMIQDLESLDVTCTKCLERLVINSKIEELKKMLDLLRDLKLEEKGGLENLIADLLKLAHSLMDVHLSPYMPKDLQDKIKATKMRMIIFGDEEEEEVVVGLEENVKQLLDKAISKNSVQLQTFCIKGMIGIGKTTLALQLYKASGGQFQLYAWVYLSRDTSKKDILMQLIQQLMVGYEIDPPLEEIDNQNLQRMLWSRLLGMSYFIVLDNVSKEEELQYFLQGFPSQGFVERSMLLFTSRYEFTTAKVDYTYEMKALDSDKSWKLFLKTINKFTIGENKFSKELERKGKEMLKKCGGLPMAIIDVARQKAEQRLSGIEWEDLFDSVDLSESLKSLEPMYRELEDRVKPHFLYLSFFKENAMMREEKLEQIWAANGLDFENNARDLAGGSNLEIVKRHFRKIRCRLNPLLLMISIKKAEEKMGLEIIRSNGNSGPSQNARHRVIVCGREKFNHFSNEDSKHLISLIFHGGGGYLDEARSSYWEGFQLLKILDMEDFGVKTLSETIGTMVELKYLGLRNNYIQVIPHSLAQLENLEVLDIALNFMVEVPDIMWQMSNLHFLHMSNVIFKKPLKVDVLQNLQTLTYISIYDWTYEDSSFESMYDFQTLGVEEVDENSDVGTLFATLAKLPTFENLFIRGFRYKSMSCLEEIGVIQRLKVLKLDGRIGRLPSADNLPRGIEYIALINTCLDEDPMPILEKLRSLCKLKLRNAYTGRKMVIQEGGFPKLDALCINELWNLRGIELGVYGMWSLKKLEINNCPHLETLPKRIRWLSELQKFKMVTTKHIATKIRNSGLTKKIFGEEIHP